In Mycolicibacterium mucogenicum DSM 44124, the following are encoded in one genomic region:
- a CDS encoding DUF4189 domain-containing protein, with product MTAVSVRRRSAAAAALIAAGAIAGALGAATPANAGVNRFLAIAFSPATGQWGYTQSLLDANQAKFDAVGYCLNKGGTDCRIVVWGDNECAALATSPNPFNHSLMWGTGVAQTQKEAETKARFSTSFNATVVLSFCSLGTEH from the coding sequence ATGACCGCTGTATCCGTCCGTCGCCGCTCAGCCGCCGCCGCTGCCCTCATCGCTGCCGGAGCCATCGCCGGTGCGCTCGGCGCGGCGACTCCGGCGAATGCCGGAGTCAACAGGTTCCTCGCCATCGCGTTCTCGCCGGCGACGGGCCAGTGGGGCTACACCCAGAGCCTGCTGGATGCGAACCAGGCCAAGTTCGACGCCGTGGGTTACTGCCTCAACAAGGGCGGTACCGACTGCCGCATCGTGGTCTGGGGCGACAACGAATGCGCCGCGCTCGCAACGAGTCCCAACCCGTTCAACCACAGCCTCATGTGGGGCACCGGCGTGGCTCAGACGCAGAAGGAGGCCGAGACGAAAGCCCGATTTTCGACGTCGTTCAACGCCACTGTCGTCCTGTCGTTCTGCTCGCTGGGCACCGAGCACTGA
- a CDS encoding glycoside hydrolase family 6 protein, which produces MISSAVGVVARWTAPLLAVAAVASVGLTVDPAPRADNPAIRLVDDSNPLAGRPFYADPISKARAAAAQADPPSPELTAIANTPQAYWLDQAFPASTVGGTVAGLAGAANAAGATPVLVLYGIPHRDCGSYAAGGFGSADSYRAWIDSVAAGLGGSPAAIIVEPDALAMADCLSAGQRQERFDLIRYAVDTLTRDPAAAVYIDAGHSRWVSAETMASRLNDVGVAKARGFSLNTTNYFTTNEEIGYGEAISGLTNGAHYVIDTSRNGAGPAEGDPMYWCNPDGRALGVAPTTDTAGAHADAYLWVKRVGESDGSCGRGEPGAGTFVKSFAIDLARNAAH; this is translated from the coding sequence GTGATCTCTTCGGCTGTTGGCGTTGTCGCCCGCTGGACCGCTCCCCTCCTCGCTGTCGCCGCTGTCGCGAGCGTCGGCCTGACCGTCGACCCGGCGCCGCGCGCCGACAACCCGGCAATCCGCCTGGTCGACGACAGCAACCCGTTGGCCGGCCGGCCCTTCTACGCCGACCCGATCTCGAAGGCCCGGGCCGCCGCCGCGCAGGCCGACCCGCCGAGCCCCGAGCTCACCGCCATCGCCAACACGCCGCAGGCCTACTGGCTCGACCAGGCGTTCCCCGCCTCCACGGTCGGCGGCACCGTCGCCGGGCTGGCCGGCGCCGCGAACGCCGCAGGCGCCACTCCCGTGCTGGTTCTCTACGGCATCCCGCACCGCGACTGCGGCAGCTACGCGGCGGGTGGCTTCGGGTCGGCCGACAGTTACCGGGCGTGGATCGACAGCGTCGCGGCGGGCCTCGGTGGCTCCCCGGCGGCGATCATCGTCGAACCCGACGCGCTCGCGATGGCCGACTGCCTGTCGGCCGGCCAGCGTCAGGAACGCTTCGACCTGATCCGCTACGCCGTCGACACGCTGACCCGTGACCCGGCCGCGGCTGTTTACATCGACGCCGGACACTCGCGCTGGGTGAGCGCCGAGACCATGGCCTCGCGGCTGAACGATGTCGGTGTCGCCAAGGCCCGCGGCTTCAGCCTCAACACGACCAACTACTTCACCACCAATGAAGAGATCGGGTACGGCGAGGCGATCTCAGGCCTCACCAACGGCGCGCACTACGTCATCGACACTTCGCGCAACGGTGCCGGGCCCGCCGAAGGTGACCCGATGTACTGGTGCAACCCGGACGGTCGTGCGCTGGGCGTCGCGCCCACCACCGACACCGCCGGCGCGCACGCCGATGCGTACCTGTGGGTCAAGCGCGTCGGCGAGTCCGACGGGTCGTGCGGCCGCGGAGAGCCCGGCGCGGGCACGTTCGTGAAGTCGTTCGCCATCGACTTGGCGCGCAACGCCGCACACTGA
- a CDS encoding MBL fold metallo-hydrolase — MHGCGPDCADGVDAISRRTAIAASVSALLGGAALATSAGSSAAPGGGDLPQNALITLGVQAGPPPVPNRTGISSALKIGDDVYQIDCGLGSLNAFTNAGLRFDQLRSLFITHLHTDHIVDYYSFFLSGGYTASPGKGPVSVYGPGPAGGLPPSEVGNPNPPTVEPANPTPGIAAMTDALHRAFAYTSNIFIRDMGTDDIQSLVNVHEVVVPPGSDYQNRAPRTDPFPVMTDNNVRVTATLVSHYDVYPAFAFRFDLLKSGVSVTFSGDTTKSDNLIALAQGTDILVHEAQFSLADGGNNSRFPPGYLVRSHTSAEQVGEVAAAAGAKHVVLSHYSPTDLPDSKWRDAIGRRYQGKITVARDGQVFAL; from the coding sequence ATGCACGGGTGTGGCCCTGACTGCGCCGACGGCGTCGATGCGATTTCCCGGCGGACGGCGATCGCCGCGTCGGTGTCCGCGCTGCTCGGCGGCGCTGCGTTGGCGACCTCGGCCGGCAGTTCAGCCGCGCCGGGCGGTGGGGACCTTCCGCAGAACGCACTGATCACGCTCGGCGTGCAGGCGGGCCCGCCGCCGGTGCCGAACCGGACGGGCATCTCGTCGGCACTGAAGATCGGCGACGACGTCTACCAGATCGACTGCGGCCTGGGCTCTTTGAACGCCTTCACGAACGCGGGGCTGAGATTCGACCAACTGCGCAGCCTGTTCATCACGCACCTGCACACCGATCACATCGTCGACTACTACAGCTTCTTCCTGTCCGGCGGCTACACCGCGTCACCCGGTAAAGGCCCGGTGTCGGTGTACGGACCCGGCCCGGCCGGTGGTCTGCCACCGAGCGAGGTCGGCAACCCCAACCCGCCGACCGTCGAACCGGCCAACCCCACACCGGGCATCGCGGCCATGACCGATGCACTGCACCGGGCGTTCGCCTACACCAGCAACATCTTCATCCGGGACATGGGCACCGACGACATCCAGAGCCTGGTCAACGTGCACGAGGTTGTCGTCCCTCCTGGATCGGACTACCAGAACCGGGCGCCACGTACCGACCCATTCCCGGTCATGACCGACAACAACGTGCGCGTCACCGCGACCCTGGTGAGCCACTACGACGTGTACCCGGCCTTCGCCTTCCGGTTCGACCTGCTGAAATCTGGTGTCTCCGTCACGTTCTCGGGTGACACGACCAAGTCCGACAACCTGATCGCGCTGGCGCAGGGCACCGACATCCTGGTGCACGAAGCACAGTTCAGCCTCGCCGACGGCGGCAACAACAGCAGGTTCCCGCCCGGCTATCTGGTTCGGTCCCATACGTCCGCCGAGCAGGTGGGTGAAGTCGCCGCGGCGGCGGGTGCCAAGCATGTTGTGTTGAGCCACTATTCGCCCACCGATCTGCCCGACTCGAAGTGGCGGGATGCGATCGGCCGCCGCTACCAGGGCAAGATCACCGTCGCGCGCGACGGCCAGGTCTTCGCCCTCTGA
- a CDS encoding alpha/beta hydrolase: MSAPLRNDELPEPPMVSRPECMDVGERMAVAPHIAVDEAVLAVMRLRQPKLPTDAAPDRLAADLDKAATMFKRRGWISKPSKYHRTPPKLNDADVLHWSTHNGPLGHESMSFASKFDARSFEPGADRWPGNDRNDTVTVRLLRRPDSPAPWVVILHGFGMGSSRFDLNVLWANYLHHKLGYNVALPISPLHGPRREPGDGQLLSLDLASMLHGITQAVWDVRRLVSWIRSTTDAPVGLYGVSLGGYLSTVLAGLERFDAVAAALPFADPLALLTHHGPPAEYRDVIASDDARTVFQVVSPLALPTVVAPRDRTLFMAKADRLIPMEQSEALADSWHAEHVRWVNAGHVGFTWTRAARGILGRRFRESLGTA, translated from the coding sequence GTGTCTGCCCCACTGAGGAACGATGAGTTGCCCGAGCCGCCCATGGTGAGCCGTCCCGAGTGCATGGACGTCGGCGAGCGCATGGCCGTGGCCCCGCACATCGCCGTCGATGAAGCCGTGCTGGCCGTCATGCGCCTGCGCCAGCCGAAGCTGCCGACCGACGCCGCACCGGACCGGCTCGCCGCCGACCTGGACAAGGCCGCGACGATGTTCAAAAGGCGGGGCTGGATTTCCAAACCGTCGAAGTACCACCGCACTCCCCCGAAACTCAACGACGCCGACGTCCTGCACTGGAGCACCCACAACGGCCCACTCGGGCACGAGTCGATGTCCTTCGCATCGAAATTCGACGCCCGGTCGTTCGAGCCGGGTGCGGACCGGTGGCCCGGCAACGACCGCAACGACACCGTCACCGTCCGGCTGCTGCGCCGCCCCGACTCCCCCGCTCCGTGGGTCGTGATCCTGCACGGTTTCGGCATGGGGTCGTCGCGCTTCGACCTGAACGTCCTGTGGGCCAACTACCTGCACCACAAGCTCGGATACAATGTGGCGCTGCCGATTTCGCCACTGCACGGGCCGCGCCGCGAGCCCGGCGACGGCCAGCTGCTGTCCCTCGATCTCGCCTCCATGCTGCACGGCATCACGCAGGCCGTGTGGGATGTCCGCCGGTTGGTGAGCTGGATTCGCAGCACCACCGATGCCCCGGTTGGCCTCTACGGCGTCTCACTCGGTGGCTACCTGTCCACCGTGCTCGCCGGCCTGGAACGGTTCGACGCGGTGGCCGCGGCGCTGCCATTCGCCGATCCACTCGCGCTGCTGACGCACCACGGCCCGCCCGCAGAGTACCGGGATGTCATTGCCTCCGACGACGCGCGGACCGTCTTCCAGGTCGTGTCCCCACTGGCGCTGCCGACGGTCGTCGCACCGCGGGACCGGACGCTGTTCATGGCCAAGGCAGACCGGCTGATCCCGATGGAACAGTCTGAGGCCCTTGCTGATTCGTGGCATGCCGAACATGTGCGCTGGGTCAACGCCGGGCACGTCGGGTTCACCTGGACCCGCGCGGCGCGTGGAATCCTCGGCCGCCGGTTCCGCGAGTCACTGGGCACCGCGTAG
- a CDS encoding DUF302 domain-containing protein, translating to MTTVKAQAIPFNGVRMRFDSDKTFDELSADLLADIGTEPAQITDLQALADRDWNAFAADVQQQAGPSDFMLMHLIDHTRWLSTAGVERKALRVILGNPLIAITMIRHDLTAGLFAPVEVLLTEEDDSRSALTYVKPSSLMVVDDNPPLVAAALILDDKLAALAEKVSSTGDAA from the coding sequence ATGACCACAGTGAAGGCTCAGGCGATTCCGTTCAACGGGGTGCGGATGCGGTTCGACAGCGACAAGACATTCGACGAACTGAGTGCCGACCTGCTCGCCGATATCGGTACCGAGCCCGCCCAGATAACGGACCTGCAGGCGCTGGCAGATCGCGACTGGAATGCGTTCGCCGCGGACGTCCAGCAGCAGGCCGGACCGAGCGATTTCATGTTGATGCACCTGATCGACCACACCCGGTGGCTCAGCACCGCTGGTGTCGAGCGCAAGGCCCTGCGCGTCATCCTGGGCAATCCGCTCATCGCGATCACCATGATTCGGCACGACCTCACGGCCGGGCTCTTCGCTCCCGTGGAGGTGCTGCTGACGGAAGAGGATGACAGCCGGAGCGCCTTGACCTACGTCAAACCGTCGTCGCTGATGGTTGTCGACGACAACCCGCCGCTAGTGGCGGCGGCACTGATCTTGGATGACAAACTCGCCGCCCTGGCCGAGAAGGTATCGAGCACCGGCGACGCAGCGTGA
- a CDS encoding glucose 1-dehydrogenase produces MADSDSLSDVVAIVTGGSRGLGASMARHIVAGGGKVVIADVLDDEGKQLAAELGDAARYTHLDVTDRAQWDAAVALTVAEFGKITGLVNNAGISTGQFIEHEPLEHFRTVLDVNLVGVFNGIQAVIAPMRAAGGGSIVNISSAAGLMGLALTAGYGASKWAVRGLSKIAAVELGTDRIRVNSVHPGMTYTPMTAQVGIQQGEGNYPNTPMGRVGEADEIAGAVTYLLSRAASYVTGAEIAVDGGWTTGPTVKYVMGQ; encoded by the coding sequence ATGGCAGATTCGGATAGCTTGTCGGACGTGGTGGCCATTGTCACCGGTGGTTCACGTGGTCTCGGCGCGTCGATGGCACGGCACATCGTGGCCGGCGGCGGCAAGGTCGTCATCGCCGACGTCCTCGACGATGAGGGCAAGCAGCTGGCAGCCGAGCTCGGGGACGCTGCGCGCTACACACACCTCGACGTGACGGATCGTGCCCAGTGGGATGCGGCCGTCGCGCTGACGGTCGCGGAGTTCGGCAAGATCACCGGTCTGGTTAACAACGCCGGCATCTCCACCGGCCAATTCATCGAGCACGAACCGCTGGAGCACTTCCGCACGGTGCTCGACGTCAACCTGGTGGGCGTCTTCAACGGCATCCAGGCCGTCATCGCGCCCATGCGCGCCGCCGGCGGTGGCTCGATCGTCAACATCTCCTCGGCCGCGGGCTTGATGGGGCTGGCCCTGACCGCCGGCTACGGCGCCTCCAAGTGGGCCGTCCGCGGCCTCAGCAAGATCGCCGCGGTGGAGCTCGGCACCGACCGCATCCGGGTGAACTCCGTGCACCCCGGCATGACCTACACGCCGATGACGGCGCAGGTCGGCATCCAGCAGGGCGAGGGCAACTACCCCAACACCCCGATGGGTCGCGTCGGCGAGGCCGACGAGATCGCCGGCGCCGTCACCTACCTGCTGTCGCGCGCCGCCTCGTACGTCACCGGCGCCGAGATCGCGGTCGACGGCGGCTGGACCACCGGCCCCACCGTCAAGTACGTGATGGGTCAATAA
- a CDS encoding amidohydrolase family protein: protein MHLIALEEHYAWNPASDGNVVATWLESNNRLGFDRLYDRGPLRLEQMDAAGIDFQILSLFDPGVQEYDDAALAVNYARRANDDLAETVRQYPDRFGGFATLATQDPDAAVAELRRAVVDLGLVGALINGHTHGRYLDDPAYEPLFATAETLGVPLYLHPTTPHPAVMDAWFAPYVDQGLHLASWGFAVEAGTHALRLIYSGLFDRHPNLQMILGHLGEMLPFTAFRTDRYYGLGGSGGQLQKLPSDYLRENFYFTTSGNFSPPAMACTLSVMGADRVMFSVDYPMDDNVDGANFLASYPMDEADRRKVGYENALRLFGDRIPRIGS, encoded by the coding sequence ATGCACCTGATCGCGCTGGAAGAGCATTACGCGTGGAACCCGGCGAGTGATGGCAATGTGGTCGCGACGTGGCTGGAGTCCAACAACCGCCTCGGCTTCGACCGGCTCTACGATCGCGGGCCGCTGCGGCTGGAGCAGATGGATGCCGCCGGCATCGACTTCCAAATTCTGTCCCTCTTCGATCCCGGCGTGCAGGAGTACGACGACGCCGCGCTGGCCGTCAACTACGCGCGCCGCGCCAACGACGATCTCGCCGAGACGGTGCGGCAGTATCCCGACCGGTTCGGCGGTTTCGCCACTCTCGCCACGCAGGACCCGGACGCCGCGGTGGCCGAATTGCGCAGGGCCGTCGTCGATCTCGGTCTGGTGGGCGCGCTCATCAACGGCCACACCCATGGCCGGTATCTGGACGACCCTGCCTACGAGCCGTTGTTCGCCACCGCCGAGACGCTCGGGGTTCCGCTCTATCTGCACCCGACCACCCCGCACCCGGCGGTGATGGATGCCTGGTTCGCGCCGTACGTCGATCAAGGACTGCACCTGGCGTCGTGGGGGTTCGCCGTCGAAGCGGGCACGCACGCGCTGCGGCTGATCTACTCAGGCCTGTTCGATCGGCACCCGAACCTGCAGATGATTCTCGGTCACCTCGGAGAGATGTTGCCGTTCACGGCTTTTCGCACCGATCGGTACTACGGACTCGGCGGATCGGGCGGCCAGCTGCAGAAGCTGCCGTCGGACTACCTGCGGGAGAACTTCTACTTCACCACGAGCGGCAATTTCTCCCCGCCGGCCATGGCGTGCACGTTGTCGGTCATGGGCGCCGACCGCGTCATGTTCTCGGTGGACTACCCGATGGACGACAACGTCGACGGGGCGAACTTCCTGGCGTCGTATCCGATGGACGAGGCCGACCGCCGCAAGGTCGGCTATGAGAATGCGTTGCGGCTCTTCGGGGATCGAATCCCGAGGATCGGCAGCTAG